The Pollutimonas sp. M17 sequence CCTTGCCACGATAAGGGCACGGGCGGACTCCGGTTCTCTCTGCTACTTATTTATTCAGCAGCAGGCGATTCATGCGCTTCACGAAAGCCGCCGGGTCCGACAGGCTGGCGCCTTCGGCCAGCATGGCCTGATCCAGCAGCAGCAAGGACCATTCGCCGAAATCCGCATCCGGCGCATCCTGAACCCGCGCGATCAAGGCATGCTCGGGATTGATCTCCAGAATGGGTTTGACCTCGGGCGCCGCCTGGCCCGCCGCCTGAAGCATGCGCAGCAGATGCGGGCTAAGCTCGTGCTCGTCGACCACCACGCAGGCGGGCGAGTCCACCAGGCGCCCGGTCACGCGCACTTCCTTCACCTTGTCGCCCAGCGAGGACTTCAGGCGCTCGACCAAAGGCTTGAAGGTCTCGGCCACCTCGGCCTGGTGCTTCTTTTCCTCTTCGTCGGCCAACTGGTCCAGGTCCAGCCCGCCCTTGGCGATGGAGACCAGCGCCTTGCCGTCGAAGTCGCGCAGGTAGGACAGCATCCATTCATCCACGCGGTCCGACAGCAGCAGGACTTCCAGCCCCTTCTTGCGGAAGATCTCCAGATGCGGGCTGTTGCTGGCGGCGGCGAAGGAATCGGCGCTGACGTAGTAGATCTTGTCCTGGCCTTCCTTCATGCGCGACACATAGTCGGCCAGCGACACCGTCTGGGCCGAGCCCTCGGCCTGAGTGGAGGCAAAACGCAGCAGCTTGGCGATGCGTTCCTTGTTGGCGGCATCCTCGCCCGTGCCCTCTTTAAGCACCTGCCCGAATTCCTTCCAGAAATCGGCGTACTGCTCGGGCTTGTTCTCGGCCAGGTCTTCCAGCAAAGACAAAATGCGTTTGGCCGAGCCTTCGCGTATTACGCGCACGTCGCGGCTTTCCTGCAGGATCTCGCGCGACACGTTCAGCGGCAGGTCGGCCGAATCGATCACGCCACGCACAAAGCGCAGATAAGTGGGCAGCAGCTGCTCGGCGTCGTCCATGATGAACACCCGCTTCACATACAGCTTGACCCCGCGCCGCCCTTCGCGATCCCACAGGTCCATGGGCGCATGCTTGGGGATGTACAGCAGCTGCGTGTATTCGCTGCGCCCTTCCACCCGGTTGTGCGTCCAGGCCAGCGGATCGTCGTAATCGTGCCCGATATGCTTGTAGAATTCTTGATACTGCTCGTCGCTGATGTCCGACTTGGACCGCGTCCACAAGGCATTGGCCTGGTTCACGGTTTCCCATTCGTTCTTCTTGACCTGCTCGGACTTCTCGGCGTCCCACTCTTCCTTCTGCATCTGGATGGGCAGCGAGATATGGTCGGAATAGCGGCGCAGCACCTCGCGCAGCTTCCAGCCGCTAAGGAAATCGTCTTCGTCCTCGCGCAGGTACAGCGTGACCGAGGTGCCGCGATCGGCTTTTTCCACTTGCGTGATGGAAAATTCGCCCTGGCCGTCGGACTCCCACAGGATGGCGTCGGTCTCGGCCACACCGGCGCGGCGGCTCAGCACCGACACCTTCTTGGCCACGATGAACGACGAATAGAAACCCACGCCGAACTGGCCGATAAGCTGCGCGTCCTTCTGCTTGTCGCCGGTCAGTTGCGAGAAGAATTCCTTGGTGCCCGAGCGTGCGATGGTGCCCAGATTGGCCACCGCCTCGTCGCGCGTCATGCCGATGCCGTTGTCGGATATCGTGACCGTGCGCTGGTCCTTGTCGTATTCCACGCGTATGCGCAGGTCGGAATCGCCCTGGAACAGATCGGGATTGTCGATGGCCTCGAAGCGAAGCTTGTCGCAGGCGTCGGAGGCATTGGAAACCAGCTCGCGCAGGAAAATTTCTTTATTGCTGTACAGCGAATGGATCATCAGATGCAGCAGCTGCTTTACTTCGGCCTGAAAGCCCAAGGTTTCCGAATTGGCGTGTGTGTCGGTTTGAGTCATGGTCCAACCTGGATAAAAATAGTCAATAAAACAATTATTTAGTCGATTTTTTTGCGTCTCGCGCTGCGTAGCGGCAGCGTCGACGGCTGCTTATCTCATTTAAATGGGGGTGCCCGGGCCGATTTTCAAGCGTGCGGCCGCATCCGGAAAACCCCTTGTTACACCCGAAAACAAGCGGATGGTGTACGGTTACACCACGACTGAAAGTACGAGCAGATAGTTCGGTCTTTGTATCCAGGTTATTCGGCCCAGAACAAAGGAGTGCGATCGTGCAAGCTTTAGCGCTTTTCAATGTATTGAAAATAATCGGACTTGTCGTCCTCGTACTGATGGCCGCGGCCATCGGCTATGCGGGCATCATCGGGATCAGCTACTGGTCCGGCATCGGCGTCTGACACGGAGGCCGCCATGAATAAACGCCAGACCCGTGTCTTCGCCATTGCGTCCACCGCCATCGCCTCGCTTATTTTCCTGGGGCTTACGCTGGACAGCCACCGCCAGTTTCCCAAACTGACCAACTCCGATTCCATCACCGAAGAAGTCGTACGCGGGCAGAACGTCTGGCACGCCTACAACTGCATCAACTGCCATACGATATTCGGGGAAGGCGCCTACTACGCGCCCGACCTGACCAAAATCACCCAGCACCGCGGCGCCCCTTACCTGACCGCCTTCCTGAAAGATCCCACCCAATTCTACGACGAGCAAAAGCATCGCCGGCTGATGCCCAACCTGAACATGAAGGACCAGGAAATCGCCGACGTCATCGCCTTCATGGACTGGGTCAGCAAGGTCGACAATCAGGGCTGGCCGCCCCGGCCCATACTGGTGACCGGCAGTTCCATACCCGGCACCGACCTGAGCATCGCGCAGCAGGACGAAAGCGGCGTGGCCCAGGACAGCACCGGCCTGCCCCCGGGCACCCGTCCCGTCAGCAGCGCCAACGACCCCATCGCCCTTGGCCAGGCATTGTTCCGCACCGTCGTGCCCACCTGTTCGGCCTGTCATTCCACGGCGCCCGGCGTGAACCTGGCCGGCCCGACTCTGGCCAACCTGGTCGCCACCGCCGAAAAGACCCTGGCTTCGCCCGATTACAAGGGCAAGGCCAAGACCGTGGAGGAGTACATAAGGGAATCCATCGTCGAGCCCAGCGCCTATCTGCACCCGGGGCCCATGTACTCGGCCAATGGCGTGTCCTTCATGCCGCCGTCCTACGGCAAGGACCTGAGCGAAGAGCAGATCGATCAACTGGTCGCCTATCTGGCGTCGTTCAAATAACGGCTTAGCTTATACGGAACAGCCACATTCCAGGAGTCGCCATGCGTTACAGATCTCAATCGGTCGCCTATTGGTATTTCGCGCTAGCCATGATTCTTTTCGGGCTGCAGCTGGTCTTCGGCCTGCTCTCCGCTTCGAAATACCTGGGTCCGGACCCGCTGCTGAACATCCTGCCTTTCGACGTCACCAAAACCATACACACCAACCTGCTGATCGTGTGGGTGCTGACCGGCTTCATGGGCGCCACCTACTGGATCGTATCCGACGAATCGCGCTCGGAACTGCACAGCGTCAAGCTGGCCTATATACAGCTTATCCTGTGGGCCATCATGGGCGTCACCGCCGTCATCGGCTATCTGTTCGGCTACGGCACCGGCAACAAGCTGCTGGAACAGCCTCTGCCGCACAAGCTGATCATCGTCGTCTGTATGCTGATCTTCCTGTACAACATCGGCATGACCATCAAGCGGTCGGGGCGCTTCACCACCACCGAGGGCGTGCTGCTGCTGGGCCTGGGCTCTTCGGCCGTGCTCTACCTGCCCGCCCTGCTGCACTACGAGAACTACGTGGTGTCCATCTTCTATCGCTGGTGGACCATACACCTGTGGGTGGAAGGCGTGTGGGAAATGATACAGGGCTCCTTCCTGGCCTACCTGCTGATACGCCTGTCGGGCGCCGACCGCGAGGTCCTGGAGAAGTGGCTGTACGTCATCGTGGGGCTGGTCTTCATCGCCGGCATCCTGGGCACGGCGCACCATTACTACTGGGTCGGAGTGCCGTCCTACTGGCTGCCGCTGGGCGGCTTCTTCAGCGCGCTTGAACCGGTGGCGCTGGTCGGCATGGCCATGTACGCCTACTTCGCCATACGGCGCACCGGCATGCGCCACCCCAACGGACTGGCCCTGCACTGGACCATAGGCAGCGCCGTCTTCACCCTGTTCGGCGCCGGCCTGCTGGGCCTGGCCCACACCTTCCCCGACATCAACAAATGGACGCATGGCACCCTGATCACCGCCATGCATGGCCACGCCGCCTTCTACGGCGCCTACGCCATGATCGTCATGGCCGTCATCAGCTACGCCATGCCCACCTTGCTGGTGGGCCGCAAGGAAGAAGGCAGCTCCATAGGCTACTGGGCCTTCTGGCTGCAGATCGCCGGCATGTTCGGCATGACGCTGTCCTTCGCCACCGCCGGCATCGGCCAGGTCTACCTGGAACGTGTCCTGGGCATAGGCTATCTGGACGTTCAGCTGAAAATACAGATCCACTTCCTGATGCTGATCGCCACGGCGTCCCTGTTCGCCATCGGCGTGGGCCTGTTCATCTACGACTTCTTCCGCTATGCGCCGCGGCTGACGCCGGTGGAAGACGTCGACTTGAACCACAACGTTCCGGCGAGCGGATTGGCCAATGAACAAGCCGGCTGACGTCCTGAGCCGCCTGCCCGGCGCGGCGGATGGGCGCGCCCCCGGCCGGGACCAGGCGCCCTACTACCTGCCCTTCGCCGACGAAGTCGAGCTGTTCCAGCAATGCCACCGCAACGGCCTGGCCGTCATGCTGAAAGGGCCCACCGGCTGCGGCAAGACCCGTTTCGTGGAGCACATGGCCTGGCGGCTGGGCCGGCCGCTGATCACCGTGTCCTGCCACGACGACCTTAGCGCCAGTGACCTGATCGGGCGCTTCCTGATACGCCATGACAAGACCGTGTGGCAGGACGGCCCCCTGACCACCGCCGTGCGCAGCGGCGCCATCTGCTACCTGGATGAGGTCGTCGAAGCCCGCCAGGACACCATCGTCGTCCTGCACCCGCTGACCGACTACCGCCGCAGCCTGTCCATCGACAAGACCGGTGAAACCCTGGAAGCCGCGCCCGGCTTCCAGCTGGTCGTGTCCTACAACCCCGGCTACCAGCGCATGCTGAAAGACCTAAAACCCAGTACGCGCCAGCGCTTCGTAGCCCTGGACTTCGACTTCCCCACCCCCGAACGCGAGGCTGACATCATCGTCCAGGAAAGCGGCGTAGCCCGCCCCACCGCCCAGGCCCTGGTAACGCTGGCGCACAAGCTGCGCGCCTTCCAGGACCGCGGCCTGGCCGAAGTGCCCAGCACCCGGCTGCTGGTCGCCACCGCGCAACTGATCGCCCAGGGCATTCCCGTGAAACGCGCCTGCCAGGTCGCCCTGGTATCGCCCCTATCGGACGACGCCTCGCTGGCCGGCGCCATGCGCGACCTGGTCGAGCTAAGCTTTCCGTAACGCCGCGCCATGGCCGAAGCGGAAGACGTCATCACCGATGCGGCCCGGCACGCCACCATCTATGCGCGCGAACTATGGCTGCGCAAACGCGGCAAGGCCCGCAACGAAGTGCCACCCATCATCCTGGCTCAGGCCGCGCCGCGCCTGGATTTGCTGGTCAACGCTGTCTTCGGGCAAAGCCACCCCTTGCGTGTGGCCCACCCGCCCGCCATACCCACCCTGCTCACCCGGTGGTTCCGCCGCCACGACGTCATGCCATCGACCGCCCCCGTGCCGGCCACCGACGGCAGTTCCATCTGGCTACCGAATACCGTTGGAGCCGGCAACCATAAACTGGCCATGGAACGCTTCCGCGTCATGGCCCTGCTACAAGCCATGCGCGTACAGCGCGGCAGCGCGCTTTTAACCGACGGCATCGCAACCCCGCGCATCCATGCCATCTACCTGTTGCTGGAGGCCTATGCCAGCGACCAGGTCCTGGCCGCCCTGCTGCCCGGCATCGCCCCCGCCATTAACGGCTTGCGGCTGGAGTGCCTGGCCGGCCGCCCCGCCGTGACGCGATTGCCGCAAGGCTGCCAACCCATCGAGCAATGGGTGCGGGCCATACTGCGCTGCCCCGTAGGACAAGCCGTTGCGGATATTCCCTTATGCCCCACCCCTTCGGCATCGCTTTCTACCGCCATGGAAATGGCCCTGTCGCTGAAAGAGCATGACAGCGCCCAAGCGCGCGAGCCCCATGCGCAGGCCTTGTACAAAGACAGCTGGACCGGCGACCTGCTGCCGCCCGCCGATAATTCGGACGGCGCCGAGCACGCCACCGCGCCCAGCGACGATCAGCCTTCGTCCGCCCAGCCCCCGCGCAGCGCCCGCATGCCGCGCCGCCCCAAAGAGCGCAAGACCAATGAAGACGAGGACGACGACAAACAAGGCGTATGGATGGTGCAGACCAACGCCCCCATGGAAAAAGCCGAAGACCCCATGGGCATGCAGCGCCCCGCCGACCGCGATGAGCAAACCGCCGCCGAAGAATTCGCCGACGCCCTGTCGGAACTGCCCGAGGCCCGGCTGGTATCCACCCCCGGCAAACCGCGCGAAGTCCTGCTGTCCGACGACCCGCCCGACAAGCGCAGCCAGGCCGGCGCGCCGCCGCAGGCGCCCGAAGCCCAATGGCGCTACCCCGAATGGGACTACCGCATCGACGGCTATCGCCACCCCGGCGCCACCGTCAGAATGCAGGCGCTGGAGCCTGGCCCACAAGCCTGGGTGGACGCCACCCTGAAGCGCCACCAGACCATGCTGGACACCCTGCGCAAGCGCTTCGAAATGCTGCGCGCCGAACGCGTCTGGCAACGCCGTCAACTGGACGGCGACGACATCGACCTGGACGCCTGCACCGAAGCCCTGGCCGACACCCGAGCCGGCCTGCCCATGCCCCAGGCACTATATAAACAGCAGCGCCCACAACGGCGCGACATGGCCATCATGCTGCTGATCGACATCAGCGGATCCACCGACTCATGGCTGTCCGCCAACCGGCGCATCATCGACGTCGAACGCGAAGCCCTGCTGCTGGTCGCCATCGCCCTGGAGCGCCTGGGCGAACCCTGTTCCATACAGGCCTTCTCCGGCGAAGGCCCGCAAAGCGTCACCGTCAACGCCATCAAGGACTTCAAGGAGCCCTACGGCAACGACATCGCGCAGCGCATCGCCGCGCTAGAACCCCAGCACTACACCCGCGCCGGCGCCGCCCTGCGCCACGCCAGCGCCCTGCTGATGCAACAGCCCGCCCGGCATCGGCTGCTGTTGCTTTTGTCGGATGGCAAGCCCAATGATGTGGATCAGTATGAAGGGCGCTACGGCGTGGAGGATATGCGAAGGGCTGTCGAGGAAGCCAAGCAGCAAGGGATATTTCCCTTCTGCCTGACTATCGATAGGCAGGCGGCTGGGTATTTGCCGTCGATATTCGGGACCAGGCAGTATGCGCTACTGGGCAGGCCGGAAATGCTGCCGACCGTGCTGCTGGACTGGATGCGGCGGCTGATATCGCATTGACGGGCGGCCTTGTGCAAAAATCTTCAGCCCTGCGTATAATT is a genomic window containing:
- the htpG gene encoding molecular chaperone HtpG; amino-acid sequence: MTQTDTHANSETLGFQAEVKQLLHLMIHSLYSNKEIFLRELVSNASDACDKLRFEAIDNPDLFQGDSDLRIRVEYDKDQRTVTISDNGIGMTRDEAVANLGTIARSGTKEFFSQLTGDKQKDAQLIGQFGVGFYSSFIVAKKVSVLSRRAGVAETDAILWESDGQGEFSITQVEKADRGTSVTLYLREDEDDFLSGWKLREVLRRYSDHISLPIQMQKEEWDAEKSEQVKKNEWETVNQANALWTRSKSDISDEQYQEFYKHIGHDYDDPLAWTHNRVEGRSEYTQLLYIPKHAPMDLWDREGRRGVKLYVKRVFIMDDAEQLLPTYLRFVRGVIDSADLPLNVSREILQESRDVRVIREGSAKRILSLLEDLAENKPEQYADFWKEFGQVLKEGTGEDAANKERIAKLLRFASTQAEGSAQTVSLADYVSRMKEGQDKIYYVSADSFAAASNSPHLEIFRKKGLEVLLLSDRVDEWMLSYLRDFDGKALVSIAKGGLDLDQLADEEEKKHQAEVAETFKPLVERLKSSLGDKVKEVRVTGRLVDSPACVVVDEHELSPHLLRMLQAAGQAAPEVKPILEINPEHALIARVQDAPDADFGEWSLLLLDQAMLAEGASLSDPAAFVKRMNRLLLNK
- a CDS encoding c-type cytochrome is translated as MNKRQTRVFAIASTAIASLIFLGLTLDSHRQFPKLTNSDSITEEVVRGQNVWHAYNCINCHTIFGEGAYYAPDLTKITQHRGAPYLTAFLKDPTQFYDEQKHRRLMPNLNMKDQEIADVIAFMDWVSKVDNQGWPPRPILVTGSSIPGTDLSIAQQDESGVAQDSTGLPPGTRPVSSANDPIALGQALFRTVVPTCSACHSTAPGVNLAGPTLANLVATAEKTLASPDYKGKAKTVEEYIRESIVEPSAYLHPGPMYSANGVSFMPPSYGKDLSEEQIDQLVAYLASFK
- a CDS encoding cbb3-type cytochrome c oxidase subunit I, whose translation is MRYRSQSVAYWYFALAMILFGLQLVFGLLSASKYLGPDPLLNILPFDVTKTIHTNLLIVWVLTGFMGATYWIVSDESRSELHSVKLAYIQLILWAIMGVTAVIGYLFGYGTGNKLLEQPLPHKLIIVVCMLIFLYNIGMTIKRSGRFTTTEGVLLLGLGSSAVLYLPALLHYENYVVSIFYRWWTIHLWVEGVWEMIQGSFLAYLLIRLSGADREVLEKWLYVIVGLVFIAGILGTAHHYYWVGVPSYWLPLGGFFSALEPVALVGMAMYAYFAIRRTGMRHPNGLALHWTIGSAVFTLFGAGLLGLAHTFPDINKWTHGTLITAMHGHAAFYGAYAMIVMAVISYAMPTLLVGRKEEGSSIGYWAFWLQIAGMFGMTLSFATAGIGQVYLERVLGIGYLDVQLKIQIHFLMLIATASLFAIGVGLFIYDFFRYAPRLTPVEDVDLNHNVPASGLANEQAG
- a CDS encoding CbbQ/NirQ/NorQ/GpvN family protein: MNKPADVLSRLPGAADGRAPGRDQAPYYLPFADEVELFQQCHRNGLAVMLKGPTGCGKTRFVEHMAWRLGRPLITVSCHDDLSASDLIGRFLIRHDKTVWQDGPLTTAVRSGAICYLDEVVEARQDTIVVLHPLTDYRRSLSIDKTGETLEAAPGFQLVVSYNPGYQRMLKDLKPSTRQRFVALDFDFPTPEREADIIVQESGVARPTAQALVTLAHKLRAFQDRGLAEVPSTRLLVATAQLIAQGIPVKRACQVALVSPLSDDASLAGAMRDLVELSFP
- a CDS encoding nitric oxide reductase activation protein NorD encodes the protein MAEAEDVITDAARHATIYARELWLRKRGKARNEVPPIILAQAAPRLDLLVNAVFGQSHPLRVAHPPAIPTLLTRWFRRHDVMPSTAPVPATDGSSIWLPNTVGAGNHKLAMERFRVMALLQAMRVQRGSALLTDGIATPRIHAIYLLLEAYASDQVLAALLPGIAPAINGLRLECLAGRPAVTRLPQGCQPIEQWVRAILRCPVGQAVADIPLCPTPSASLSTAMEMALSLKEHDSAQAREPHAQALYKDSWTGDLLPPADNSDGAEHATAPSDDQPSSAQPPRSARMPRRPKERKTNEDEDDDKQGVWMVQTNAPMEKAEDPMGMQRPADRDEQTAAEEFADALSELPEARLVSTPGKPREVLLSDDPPDKRSQAGAPPQAPEAQWRYPEWDYRIDGYRHPGATVRMQALEPGPQAWVDATLKRHQTMLDTLRKRFEMLRAERVWQRRQLDGDDIDLDACTEALADTRAGLPMPQALYKQQRPQRRDMAIMLLIDISGSTDSWLSANRRIIDVEREALLLVAIALERLGEPCSIQAFSGEGPQSVTVNAIKDFKEPYGNDIAQRIAALEPQHYTRAGAALRHASALLMQQPARHRLLLLLSDGKPNDVDQYEGRYGVEDMRRAVEEAKQQGIFPFCLTIDRQAAGYLPSIFGTRQYALLGRPEMLPTVLLDWMRRLISH